In Notolabrus celidotus isolate fNotCel1 chromosome 8, fNotCel1.pri, whole genome shotgun sequence, a genomic segment contains:
- the LOC117817507 gene encoding C-type lectin domain family 4 member G-like — MDLMEMDDGMLMKRNLIMEDLGTRDLQRRKAPSRCISVCLGLLCAVLLAGNIGQFVYYNSHPRNCIDMQDSYEHLQREKAELQSNFSSMRSDRDELQIHNTNVTLSKNQLQNRYNSLMTDKEALENSYDALKREQEQLQTNHSSLETDREELEKTIDKVRNDLTKEKDQLQQSYNTLTQERDQLQTNMQRNYDNLQREKNELQTNFTMMRTNRDELQRNYSSMMSEKDQLQTSKEALQREKEQLVKKINTLNARPCETGWKKFRDRCYYASTRRTTWSLSRDYCITKGADLVIINSSEKRDFVSRLVTAGVNTWIGLTDRVGEGTWMWVDGTPVNTTYWEAGQPNSHGGDQDCGEMVQKGEWNDEGCSNENKWICEK, encoded by the exons ATGGATCTGATGGAGATGGATGACGGCATGCTTATGAAGAGGAACCTCATCATGGAAGACCTCGGGACCAGAG ATCTTCAGAGGAGAAAAGCCCCCTCCAGATGTATTTCTGTGTGTCTTGGATTACTGTGTGCAGTCCTGTTAGCTGGAAACATAGGACAATTTGTTTACT ataACAGTCATCCACGGAACTGTATCGACATGCAGGATAGTTATGAGCACCTGCAAAGAGAGAAGGCTGAGTTACAGTCTAATTTCTCTTCAATGAGGAGCGACAGGGATGAGCTGCAAATCCACAACACAAATGTGACTCTCAGTAAAAATCAACTTCAGAACAGATACAATTCACTGATGACTGACAAAGAAGCACTGGAGAACAGTTATGATGCTCTGAAGAGGGAACAAGAGCAGCTACAGACCAATCACAGCAGTTTGGAAACAGATAGGGAAGAGTTAGAGAAGACGATTGACAAAGTAAGAAATGACCTGACTAAAGAGAAAGACCAGCTACAGCAAAGCTACAACACCCTAACACAAGAGAGGGATCagttacagacaaacatgcAGAGGAATTATGACAACCTGCAAAGAGAGAAGAATGAGTTACAGACAAATTTTACCATGATGAGAACTAACAGAGATGAGTTACAGAGGAATTATTCCTCAATGATGAGTGAAAAGGACCAGCTGCAAACAAGTAAAgaagctctgcagagagaaaaggagcaGCTAGTGAAAAAGATCAACACGTTAAATG CCCGACCCTGTGAGACAGGCTGGAAGAAGTTCCGTGACAGATGTTACTATGCGTCAACAAGAAGGACGACGTGGAGTTTGAGCAGGGACTACTGCATCACCAAGGGAGCTGACCTGGTCATCATAAACAGCAGTGAAAAACGG GATTTTGTCAGTAGGCTGGTGACTGCAGGAGTAAACACCTGGATTGGTCTGACTGACCGTGTTGGAGAGGGGACTTGGATGTGGGTGGATGGGACCCCTGTAAACACTAC GTACTGGGAGGCCGGTCAGCCCAACAGCCATGGAGGGGACCAGGACTGTGGAGAAATGGTGCAGAAGGGAGAGTGGAACGATGAAGGCTGTTCTAATGAAAACAAGTGGATCTGTGAAAAATGA
- the LOC117817670 gene encoding CD209 antigen-like → MDQMEIDDSIYLKKSLTMEGLITSVDHQRRKSPSRCVSVCLGLLCAVLLAGNIGQYVYYNIFSHPLSSDQMQAALSTGADQLQSSTEALTAERKQLEARLSNLTTEQDQLQQSYNTLRQEQVELQKSNDDLQREKAELQSNFSSVTSDRDELQIRYTNVTLSKNQLQNRHNSLRTDKEALTNGYDALKREQEQLQTNYSSLETDREELEKTIDKVRVDLTKERDQLQQSYNTLRQERAQLQTNMQRNYDNLQREKNELQTKFTTMRTNRDELQRSYSSVRSEKDQLQTSKEALQTRYNTVQREKEQLRTDYSSLSSAKDQLEKKVNKIKARPCEPGWRKFDISCYYVSTAKGNWTLSRSGCITKGADLAIIDSREKQIFINGLLGEGVNAWFGMTDSVKEGTWMWLDGTPVTTTYWQQGQPNSFEGKQDCGEIVQTEDIGGWNDDGCFAENVSICEK, encoded by the exons ATGGATCAGATGGAGATCGATGACAGCATATACTTGAAGAAGAGTCTCACCATGGAAGGCCTCATTACCagtg TAGATCATCAGAGAAGAAAATCCCCCTCcagatgtgtttctgtgtgtcttggATTACTGTGTGCTGTCCTGTTGGCTGGAAACATAGGACAATATGTCTACT ATAATATATTCAGCCATCCGCTCTCCTCTGACCAGATGCAGGCTGCTCTCAGCACTGGAGCAGATCAGCTGCAGAGCAGCACTGAAGCTTTAACTGCAGAAAGGAAACAGTTAGAGGCCAGACTGAGTAACCTGACTACAGAACAAGATCAGCTTCAGCAAAGCTACAACACCCTAAGACAAGAACAAGTAGAGCTACAGAAGAGTAATGacgacctgcagagagagaaggcTGAGTTACAGTCTAATTTCTCTTCAGTGACGAGTGACAGGGATGAGCTGCAAATCCGCTACACAAATGTGACTCTAAGTAAAAATCAACTTCAGAACAGACACAATTCACTGAGGACTGACAAAGAAGCACTGACGAATGGTTATGATGCCCTGAAGAGGGAACAAGAGCAGCTACAGACCAATTACAGCAGTTTGGAAACAGATAGGGAAGAGTTAGAGAAGACGATTGACAAAGTAAGAGTTGACCTGACTAAAGAGAGAGACCAGCTACAGCAAAGCTACAACACCTTAAGACAAGAGAGGGCTCagttacagacaaacatgcAGAGGAATTATGACAACCTGCAAAGAGAGAAGAATGAGTTACAGACAAAGTTTACCACGATGAGGACTAACAGAGATGAGTTACAGAGGAGTTACTCCTCAGTGAGGAGTGAAAAGGACCAGCTGCAAACAAGTAAAGAAGCTCTGCAAACACGTTATAACACtgtgcagagagaaaaagagcagcTGAGGACTGATTACAGTTCTTTGTCATCAGCTAAAGATCAGTTAGAGAAAAAggtcaacaaaataaaag CCCGACCCTGTGAGCCAGGCTGGAGGAAGTTTGACATCAGCTGTTACTATGTTTCGACTGCAAAAGGAAACTGGACTTTAAGCAGAAGTGGATGCATCACCAAAGGCGCTGATCTGGCCATCATAGACAGCAGGGAGAAACAG ATATTTATCAATGGGCTGCTGGGAGAAGGAGTGAATGCCTGGTTTGGTATGACTGACAGTGTCAAAGAGGGAACCTGGATGTGGTTGGATGGGACCCCGGTCACAACTAC GTACTGGCAGCAAGGGCAGCCCAACAGCTTTGAAGGGAAACAGGACTGTGGGGAAATTGTGCAGACGGAAGACATTGGAGGATGGAACGATGACGGCTGTTTTGCTGAAAATGTCAGCATCTGTGAAAAATAA
- the LOC117817669 gene encoding C-type lectin domain family 4 member M-like — protein MKVWRLRDDNPLGLEFKDGFRMDQMEIDDSVYMKKNITMEGLVTSVDLQRRKSPSRCVSVCLGLLCSVLLAGNVGQIVYYNIFSHPLSSDQMQAALSTGADQLQSSTEALTAERKQLEARLSNLTTEQDQLQQSYNTLRQEQVELQKSNDDLQRDKAELQSNFSSVTIDRDELQIRYTNVTLSKNQLQNRHNSLRTDKEALKNGYDALKREQEQLQTNYSSLETDREELEKKSDKVRVDLTKERDQLQQSYNTLRQERDQLQTNMQRNYDNLQREKNELQTKFTTMRTNRDELQRSYSSLRSEKDQLQVSHRNLTAGESQLQSRFNVLRADKEALQTRYNTVQREKEQLRTDYSSLTTAKDQLEKKSDKVRVDLTKEKDQLQQSYNTLRQEKVQLQTNMQRNYDNLQREKNELQTKFTTMRTNRDELQRSYSSLRSEKDQLQTSKEALQTRYNTLQREKEQLKQTINTLNAQSCETGWKKFGDSCYYVSTGKRSWSLSRNDCTNRGADLAVINSRSEWDFLKGLSSGANTWIGLTDSVREGTWMWVDGTPVTTTYWADGQPNNFGWYQDCGQMGERGEWNDKLCSAQNIYICEK, from the exons ATGAAGGTGTGGCGCCTGAGAGATGATAACCCTCTGGGATTGGAG TTTAAGGATGGATTTAGGATGGATCAGATGGAGATCGATGACAGCGTATACATGAAGAAGAACATCACCATGGAAGGCCTCGTTACCagtg TGGATCTTCAGAGAAGAAAATCCCCCTCcagatgtgtttctgtgtgtcttggATTACTGTGTTCTGTCCTGTTGGCTGGAAACGTAGGACAAATCGTCTACT ATAATATATTCAGCCATCCGCTCTCCTCTGACCAGATGCAGGCTGCTCTCAGCACTGGAGCAGATCAGCTGCAGAGCAGCACTGAAGCTTTAACTGCAGAAAGGAAACAGTTAGAGGCCAGACTGAGTAACCTGACTACAGAACAAGATCAGCTTCAGCAAAGCTACAACACCTTAAGACAAGAACAAGTAGAGCTACAGAAGAGTAATGAcgacctgcagagagacaagGCTGAGTTACAGTCTAATTTCTCTTCAGTGACGATTGACAGGGATGAGCTGCAAATCCGCTACACAAATGTGACTCTAAGTAAAAATCAACTTCAGAACAGACACAATTCACTGAGGACTGACAAAGAAGCACTGAAGAATGGTTATGATGCTCTGAAGAGGGAACAAGAGCAACTACAGACCAATTACAGCAGTTTGGAAACAGATAGGGAAGAGTTAGAGAAGAAGAGCGACAAAGTAAGAGTTGACCTGACTAAAGAGAGAGACCAGCTACAGCAAAGCTACAACACCTTAAGACAAGAGAGGGATCagttacagacaaacatgcAGAGGAATTATGACAACCTGCAAAGAGAGAAGAATGAGTTACAGACAAAGTTTACCACGATGAGAACTAACAGAGATGAGTTACAGAGGAGTTACTCCTCACTGAGGAGTGAAAAGGACCAGCTGCAAGTAAGCCACAGAAATCTGACTGCAGGTGAAAGTCAACTTCAGAGCAGATTCAATGTACTGAGGGCGGACAAGGAAGCTCTGCAAACACGTTATAACACTGTGCAGAGGGAAAAAGAGCAGCTGAGGACTGATTACAGCAGTTTGACCACAGCTAAAGATCAGTTAGAGAAGAAGAGCGACAAAGTAAGAGTTGACCTGACTAAAGAGAAAGACCAGCTACAGCAAAGCTACAACACCTTAAGACAAGAGAAGGTTCagttacagacaaacatgcAGAGGAATTATGACAACCTGCAAAGAGAGAAGAATGAGTTACAGACAAAGTTTACCACGATGAGAACCAACAGAGATGAGTTACAGAGGAGTTACTCCTCACTGAGGAGTGAAAAGGACCAGCTGCAAACAAGCAAAGAGGCTCTTCAAACACGTTATAacactctgcagagagaaaaggagcaGCTCAAGCAAACAATCAACACTTTAAATG cCCAATCCTGTGAGACAGGCTGGAAGAAGTTTGGTGACAGCTGTTACTATGTATCAACTGGAAAGAGGTCATGGAGTTTGAGCAGGAACGACTGCACTAACAGGGGAGCTGACCTGGCCGTCATAAACAGCAGGAGTGAATGG GATTTTCTTAAAGGGCTGAGTTCAGGAGCAAACACCTGGATTGGTCTGACTGATAGTGTTCGAGAGGGGACTTGGATGTGGGTGGATGGGACCCCTGTGACCACTAC GTACTGGGCGGACGGTCAGCCCAACAACTTCGGATGGTACCAGGACTGTGGACAAATGGGGGAGAGGGGAGAGTGGAACGATAAATTATGTTCTGCTCAAAACATCTATATCTGTGAAAAATGA